In Kaistella faecalis, a genomic segment contains:
- a CDS encoding ribonuclease HII, which translates to MELLKRWSKTDLEAGCDEVGRGCLCGPVVAATVIVDETFSQHLVNDSKKLTFQTRMQLDEYIKSNAVEYAIAEVSPQLIDEHNILNASIHAMHKALDQLKNRPGLILVDGNRFHPYQFIPHECIVKGDSKLLSIACASILAKNYRDQLMMKLHEEFPEYGWDTNMGYATKIHRDALNKWGPTVHHRKSFRLDYSSEEQSYAG; encoded by the coding sequence ATGGAATTACTAAAAAGGTGGTCTAAAACAGATTTAGAAGCGGGCTGTGATGAAGTCGGACGAGGTTGTTTATGCGGTCCTGTGGTGGCAGCTACCGTTATTGTCGACGAGACTTTCAGCCAGCATTTAGTCAACGATTCTAAGAAACTCACATTCCAAACCAGGATGCAACTAGATGAATATATTAAAAGCAACGCAGTTGAATATGCTATCGCTGAAGTTTCACCCCAGCTTATCGATGAGCATAATATACTTAATGCGAGCATCCACGCGATGCATAAAGCGCTTGATCAGCTGAAAAACCGGCCCGGACTTATTCTGGTTGATGGAAACCGGTTTCATCCATACCAGTTTATCCCTCATGAGTGTATTGTAAAAGGAGATTCCAAGCTGCTTTCCATTGCATGCGCCTCAATATTAGCGAAAAATTATAGAGATCAATTGATGATGAAACTTCATGAGGAATTCCCGGAGTATGGTTGGGATACCAATATGGGTTATGCGACTAAAATACACCGCGATGCACTCAATAAATGGGGTCCCACAGTGCACCACAGAAAATCTTTCAGGCTCGATTATAGTAGCGAAGAGCAGTCTTACGCCGGATAA
- the yidC gene encoding membrane protein insertase YidC, translating to MQQNSGLDKNQLISFALFSMILIGAMFYFQNKQATEQQLLDAQNQAKTTQTNIVNTTKPALVTNLNDSVKATSIQQVELKNKELSVGISTLGGQISTVQLNEYKAYNRQTDANDKALMFFDKNNSSYGFQFKDKTGKTFNTKDLIFTPTQNGNTVTMQANVNGAAIQFIYTLLDKYTVDFNIKTQGLSQLVSDQKADFIWDFSAREMEKGRAQEQTHTEFNYSFDNYSSFDYDGRTEMDEPDETLNWLAIKQQFFSAVIEPQHGFKNSKGSQEMIDEGEFLKKFNFNGQVDLAGSELNQNFKWYFLPLDLPLLKSYDKNFDELLPLGWSFIGSMNRWFFIPMYNLISSWGLAAGWVIFLMTIIVKIILSPVMFKQHKLSAMMKVIRPEIDEVNAKFKDADPMKKQQETMAVYRKAGVNQMAGCLPALLQIPIFYALFRFFPNMIDLRGKSFWFAKDLTAYDDVIKLPFNIPFLGEHLSIFAIACTVVILIYTVMTSGNIQQPQQEGMPNMKVLMYIFPITFLFFLNTSASGLSWYYFVSNAINILIILVIKYWILDEKKIHATIQANKKKEPKKEGKFQKRMREMMEKAQEQQKAQQQQANKKK from the coding sequence ATGCAACAAAATAGCGGTTTAGATAAAAACCAATTGATAAGTTTCGCCCTGTTTTCCATGATTCTGATTGGTGCCATGTTTTACTTCCAAAACAAACAGGCTACAGAACAGCAGCTTTTGGATGCCCAAAATCAGGCGAAAACAACGCAAACCAACATTGTAAACACAACAAAACCCGCGTTAGTCACTAATCTAAACGACAGTGTAAAAGCAACTTCCATACAACAGGTCGAACTGAAAAACAAGGAATTGAGTGTTGGAATTTCTACCCTGGGCGGACAAATTTCTACAGTTCAGCTTAATGAATACAAAGCATATAACAGACAGACCGATGCCAACGATAAAGCTTTAATGTTTTTCGATAAGAATAATTCCTCTTATGGTTTTCAGTTCAAAGACAAAACCGGCAAAACCTTCAACACCAAAGACCTGATTTTTACGCCTACACAAAACGGAAACACCGTTACGATGCAGGCGAATGTAAATGGGGCTGCAATTCAGTTTATTTATACGCTTTTAGATAAATATACGGTAGATTTTAATATCAAAACACAAGGCCTGAGCCAATTGGTTTCTGACCAGAAAGCAGATTTCATCTGGGATTTCAGTGCACGCGAAATGGAAAAAGGACGCGCTCAGGAGCAAACCCATACAGAATTCAATTATTCATTCGATAATTACAGCAGTTTCGATTATGATGGACGAACCGAAATGGACGAACCGGATGAAACACTGAACTGGCTTGCTATAAAACAGCAGTTTTTCTCTGCTGTGATAGAACCTCAGCACGGTTTTAAAAACTCGAAAGGTTCTCAGGAAATGATCGATGAAGGCGAATTTTTGAAAAAATTTAATTTCAACGGACAGGTTGATTTGGCAGGAAGCGAACTGAACCAGAATTTCAAATGGTATTTTCTTCCTTTGGATTTGCCATTGCTGAAATCGTATGACAAAAATTTCGATGAGTTATTACCTTTAGGATGGTCATTCATCGGCAGCATGAACCGTTGGTTCTTCATCCCAATGTACAATCTGATCTCCAGCTGGGGACTGGCTGCTGGCTGGGTAATTTTCTTAATGACGATTATTGTTAAAATCATTCTTTCGCCGGTGATGTTCAAGCAGCATAAACTGAGTGCGATGATGAAGGTAATTCGTCCGGAAATTGACGAAGTAAACGCAAAATTCAAGGATGCAGATCCGATGAAAAAGCAACAGGAAACGATGGCGGTTTACCGTAAAGCCGGGGTGAACCAAATGGCGGGATGTTTGCCGGCATTGCTTCAAATCCCCATTTTCTATGCGCTTTTCCGGTTCTTCCCGAATATGATTGACCTTCGGGGGAAAAGTTTCTGGTTCGCTAAAGATTTGACCGCTTACGATGATGTGATTAAACTTCCGTTCAATATTCCTTTCCTGGGCGAGCATTTAAGTATTTTCGCGATTGCGTGTACGGTAGTGATTTTAATTTATACGGTAATGACTTCAGGGAACATTCAGCAGCCACAGCAGGAAGGTATGCCGAATATGAAAGTGCTGATGTACATCTTCCCTATCACCTTTCTTTTCTTCCTTAACACTTCAGCTTCAGGTCTTTCCTGGTATTATTTTGTATCGAACGCGATTAACATCCTGATTATCCTCGTTATTAAATACTGGATTCTTGATGAGAAAAAGATTCATGCAACTATTCAGGCCAACAAAAAGAAAGAGCCTAAGAAAGAAGGGAAATTCCAGAAAAGAATGCGTGAAATGATGGAGAAAGCTCAGGAGCAGCAGAAAGCACAACAGCAACAGGCGAATAAAAAGAAATAA
- a CDS encoding CTP synthase: MSKKNTKYIFVTGGVTSSLGKGIVSASLGLLLKSRGFNVTIQKLDPYINIDPGTLNPYEHGECYVTEDGAETDLDLGHYERFLNSTTSQNNNVTTGKIYQTVIEKERKGDFLGKTVQVIPHITNEIKRRIKILAKQNYDIIITEIGGTVGDIESLPYIESVRQLKWELGENNSMVIHLTLLPYLAASGELKTKPSQHSVRQLMESGIQADVLVCRTEHKIPKEQRAKLAQFCNVSLENVIECKDLATIYEVPLYLQKQNFDDVVLKELNLKSEKDADLKDWKNFLKRYQNPKKSVEIALVGKYVSLQDSYKSIAEAFIHAGADLETEVKIRWVYSGDITEENTKETFKGIDGMLIAPGFGDRGIEGKISAAKYARENNVPLLGICLGMQIMTIEFARNVLGYKKANSMEFDTSTPDPVISLMEEQKNVVDKGGTMRLGAWKCALKPNTKLQEIYGSKNISERHRHRYEFNSEYKEEFEKNGLTPTGLNPETALVETLELKNHPFYIGVQYHPEYKSTVASPHPLFKALIKAASKK, from the coding sequence ATGAGTAAAAAGAACACGAAATACATCTTCGTAACAGGAGGTGTTACTTCATCTTTGGGAAAGGGAATTGTATCCGCTTCTTTGGGACTTCTTCTAAAATCCCGCGGTTTCAATGTCACCATTCAGAAACTTGATCCCTATATCAATATCGATCCCGGCACTTTAAATCCTTACGAACACGGCGAATGTTACGTGACCGAAGACGGTGCAGAAACCGATTTGGATTTGGGACACTACGAAAGATTCCTCAACTCAACCACTTCCCAAAACAATAATGTTACCACGGGTAAAATTTACCAGACGGTTATTGAAAAAGAAAGAAAAGGAGACTTTTTAGGAAAAACGGTGCAGGTTATTCCACACATCACCAATGAAATAAAACGCAGAATTAAAATTCTGGCAAAACAGAACTATGACATCATCATCACCGAAATCGGTGGTACTGTCGGCGATATTGAGTCGCTTCCTTATATAGAAAGTGTGAGACAGCTGAAATGGGAACTGGGAGAAAACAACTCCATGGTGATCCACCTCACTTTGCTTCCGTATCTAGCGGCAAGCGGCGAACTGAAAACAAAACCTTCCCAGCACTCTGTGCGCCAGCTGATGGAATCGGGAATTCAGGCGGACGTTCTGGTATGCAGAACGGAGCATAAAATCCCCAAAGAACAGCGTGCAAAACTTGCGCAGTTCTGTAATGTATCTCTTGAAAATGTTATTGAATGTAAAGATTTGGCCACCATTTATGAAGTTCCGCTTTATCTTCAGAAACAGAATTTTGATGATGTTGTACTGAAAGAACTTAATTTAAAGTCTGAGAAAGATGCGGATCTAAAAGACTGGAAAAACTTCCTGAAAAGATACCAGAACCCAAAAAAATCTGTGGAAATTGCTTTGGTTGGAAAATATGTATCGCTTCAGGATTCCTATAAATCAATTGCAGAAGCATTTATTCATGCAGGTGCCGATCTCGAGACCGAAGTAAAAATCCGCTGGGTTTACAGTGGCGACATTACCGAAGAAAACACAAAGGAAACCTTTAAAGGCATCGACGGAATGCTGATTGCGCCAGGTTTTGGTGACAGAGGAATCGAAGGAAAAATATCTGCCGCCAAATACGCACGGGAAAATAATGTTCCGTTGCTGGGAATCTGTTTGGGAATGCAAATCATGACCATAGAATTTGCCCGAAACGTTTTGGGTTACAAAAAGGCCAACTCTATGGAATTTGACACTTCGACTCCGGACCCTGTAATTTCTTTAATGGAAGAACAGAAGAATGTTGTCGACAAAGGCGGGACCATGAGGTTAGGCGCCTGGAAATGTGCATTGAAACCCAACACCAAACTCCAGGAGATCTATGGCTCCAAAAACATTTCTGAAAGGCACCGCCACCGTTACGAGTTCAATTCCGAATACAAGGAGGAATTCGAGAAAAATGGTCTTACGCCTACCGGCCTGAATCCGGAAACTGCTTTGGTAGAAACGCTGGAACTTAAAAATCACCCGTTTTACATTGGTGTGCAGTACCATCCCGAATATAAAAGTACAGTTGCGTCGCCACATCCTTTGTTTAAAGCACTTATAAAGGCGGCAAGCAAAAAATAA
- a CDS encoding YceI family protein, which yields MENTIKSAILLFAFTFFGLVNAQNITGKSSKITVDGTSPMHDWVMTSSSSNFSGTVSGNAITNVKFSMPVKNLKSAKGKMMDNKAYEALKADKAPNISFTATSLSVGKGNLAGKLTIAGVTKDVSFPVNVVKNGASYNITGTENLKLSDFGMERPGFMGVKTGDAIKVTVNIVAN from the coding sequence ATGGAAAACACTATCAAATCCGCAATCCTTCTCTTCGCTTTCACCTTTTTTGGACTGGTTAACGCCCAGAATATTACAGGAAAATCTTCAAAAATTACGGTTGACGGAACCTCTCCGATGCATGATTGGGTGATGACTTCTTCTTCATCTAACTTCAGCGGTACTGTAAGCGGAAATGCCATTACAAACGTAAAATTCAGCATGCCGGTAAAAAATCTTAAAAGTGCAAAAGGTAAAATGATGGATAATAAAGCTTATGAAGCTCTGAAAGCTGATAAAGCCCCGAACATCAGTTTCACTGCGACTTCGTTAAGCGTAGGTAAAGGTAATTTAGCCGGAAAACTCACAATAGCAGGAGTTACAAAAGACGTCAGCTTCCCGGTAAATGTGGTTAAAAACGGTGCATCTTATAATATTACAGGAACAGAAAACCTTAAATTATCGGATTTCGGAATGGAAAGACCCGGATTCATGGGTGTAAAAACCGGTGACGCGATTAAGGTTACGGTAAATATTGTTGCCAACTAG
- the radA gene encoding DNA repair protein RadA, translating into MAKVKTAYFCQNCGTQYPQWLGQCKNCGEWNTLVEEIVEKSPVKSFSDRSKQHIINIIEVETHEEPRITTPSEELNRVLGGGIVLGSVTLIGGEPGIGKSTLLLQLALKMKKKILYVSGEESASQIKMRADRLTELQNPHCYLFTETSVEKILHEAKKLKPDFVIIDSIQTLQSQLIESSPGTVSQIRECSNEIIKYAKESNTPVFLVGHITKDGQIAGPKVLEHMVDVVLNFDGDRNHLFRLLRANKNRFGSTSEIGIYEMVSQGLKEIKNPSEILITKKFEELSGNSVAVTLEGNRPMLIEIQALVSTAVYGTPQRSCTGFDSKRLNMLLAVLEKRAGFQLGAKDVFLNITGGIKTDDPALDLAVVASVLSSNEDIAISEHFCFAGEIGLSGEIRPVSQIEQRISEAEKLGYEKIFVSNLNKIPKKKFGITIVEVSKIEDFHEYLF; encoded by the coding sequence ATGGCAAAAGTGAAAACGGCATATTTCTGTCAGAATTGCGGCACGCAGTATCCGCAATGGCTTGGGCAGTGCAAAAACTGCGGCGAATGGAATACTTTGGTGGAAGAAATTGTAGAGAAATCTCCGGTCAAAAGTTTCTCCGACCGATCCAAGCAGCACATCATCAATATCATTGAAGTTGAAACCCATGAGGAACCGCGTATTACGACACCTTCAGAAGAATTGAACCGTGTTCTGGGCGGCGGAATTGTTCTGGGCTCTGTAACGTTAATCGGCGGTGAGCCCGGAATCGGGAAATCAACTTTACTGCTGCAGCTTGCTTTAAAAATGAAGAAGAAAATTCTTTACGTTTCAGGCGAAGAAAGCGCGTCCCAGATTAAAATGCGTGCAGACCGGCTCACAGAACTCCAGAATCCGCACTGCTATCTTTTTACAGAAACCTCCGTCGAAAAAATTCTTCATGAAGCCAAAAAACTGAAACCGGATTTTGTCATCATCGATTCCATTCAAACACTTCAAAGCCAACTGATTGAAAGTTCTCCCGGAACTGTTTCGCAAATCCGCGAATGTTCAAATGAAATCATCAAATATGCTAAAGAAAGCAACACGCCGGTATTTTTAGTCGGTCACATCACCAAAGACGGACAAATTGCCGGTCCCAAAGTCCTCGAACACATGGTCGATGTTGTTCTGAATTTTGACGGCGACCGAAATCATTTGTTCAGATTGTTGCGTGCGAACAAAAACCGTTTCGGTTCTACCTCAGAGATTGGGATTTACGAAATGGTTTCTCAGGGTTTAAAGGAAATTAAAAACCCTTCAGAAATCCTCATCACCAAGAAATTTGAAGAGCTTTCAGGAAATTCCGTGGCCGTAACTTTAGAAGGAAACCGCCCGATGCTCATTGAAATTCAGGCTTTGGTAAGTACTGCAGTGTACGGAACCCCGCAGAGAAGCTGTACGGGTTTCGATTCGAAAAGGCTCAATATGCTTTTGGCGGTTCTGGAAAAGCGTGCAGGTTTTCAGCTGGGCGCCAAAGATGTTTTTCTGAATATTACAGGCGGCATCAAAACCGATGATCCAGCGCTGGATTTGGCTGTTGTGGCTTCTGTGCTTTCCTCCAACGAAGATATTGCGATTTCCGAACACTTCTGTTTTGCAGGAGAAATTGGGTTGAGCGGAGAAATCCGGCCGGTTTCGCAGATCGAGCAGCGTATCTCAGAGGCTGAAAAACTCGGCTATGAAAAGATTTTTGTCTCTAATTTAAATAAGATTCCAAAAAAGAAGTTTGGAATTACCATTGTTGAAGTAAGTAAGATTGAGGATTTTCATGAGTATTTGTTTTAA
- a CDS encoding ACP phosphodiesterase, producing the protein MNFLAHSYLTFTDEQIVGQFLQDFIRNKDRFSFPQKIGEGITLHRAIDTFTDAHPEIHEAKKIFSPLVRLYAGAFVDVAFDYFLANSLPDKILKEHSEKVYRVLRNHEEFLPENFLRMLDRMEKDNWLYNYRADWGIEFSMKNVLNKAKYLNKNLAVFEVFLNNKPRLQYHFDHFFPDLVEEVQKIDSGFRS; encoded by the coding sequence ATGAATTTTCTCGCCCATTCTTACCTTACGTTTACCGATGAACAGATTGTCGGGCAGTTCCTGCAGGATTTTATCAGGAACAAAGACCGGTTTTCATTCCCCCAAAAAATAGGAGAGGGAATTACTTTGCACCGCGCGATCGATACCTTTACCGATGCCCATCCGGAAATTCATGAGGCTAAGAAGATTTTCAGTCCACTGGTACGATTGTATGCTGGGGCTTTTGTGGATGTGGCTTTCGATTATTTTCTTGCCAATTCATTGCCCGATAAAATATTAAAAGAACATTCAGAAAAAGTGTACCGCGTTTTGAGAAATCATGAAGAATTTCTTCCCGAAAATTTCCTCAGAATGCTCGACAGGATGGAAAAAGACAACTGGCTTTACAACTACCGCGCAGATTGGGGAATTGAGTTTTCGATGAAAAACGTACTGAACAAAGCGAAATATCTGAATAAAAATCTGGCGGTTTTCGAAGTTTTCCTCAATAATAAACCGCGGCTGCAATATCATTTTGATCATTTTTTTCCTGATCTTGTTGAAGAAGTACAGAAAATTGATTCGGGATTCCGTTCTTAG
- a CDS encoding DUF6702 family protein, whose translation MQKLFFILLFSVFSLSSANEIHPYHVGSVEFNYNSKSETFEISGKFFLDDLENALKEKYGKAVHFNDAKYKSQINAYLIQYCEEYLKLKADNKFLKIKYLGYEEDSESVNIYLESEKVIQPKKVETAVSFLYNLFDDQLNIVHIIVNGTRKSQRLNYPDRYLYQNF comes from the coding sequence ATGCAAAAGTTATTTTTCATCCTCCTTTTTTCGGTTTTCAGCCTTAGCTCAGCAAACGAAATCCACCCTTATCACGTTGGATCTGTAGAATTTAATTACAATTCTAAATCAGAAACTTTCGAAATAAGCGGAAAGTTTTTTCTGGATGATCTGGAAAATGCCCTTAAAGAAAAATACGGAAAAGCCGTTCACTTTAATGATGCAAAATATAAATCTCAGATTAACGCTTATCTGATTCAGTATTGTGAAGAATACCTGAAACTGAAAGCAGATAATAAATTTTTGAAAATCAAATATTTAGGTTACGAAGAAGACAGCGAGTCTGTAAACATTTATCTGGAATCTGAGAAAGTCATTCAGCCAAAAAAGGTGGAAACGGCAGTAAGTTTTCTGTATAATTTATTCGATGATCAGCTGAATATCGTCCACATCATCGTGAACGGAACCCGAAAAAGCCAAAGATTAAATTATCCCGACCGCTATCTGTACCAGAACTTCTAA